The DNA segment CGTGAGTCCAGTGTTTCGATGTGGATCTACGTGTTTTTGGGAAATGTCCTGCGTGGGATCGGAGAGACTCCAGTACAGCCTTTGGGAATCTCCTACATTGATGATTATGCACAGTCTGAGAATGCTGCCCTCTATATTGGTAGCGCACCTTATTCTCTGTTTATGTTTACACCGATGCCATtcaaattaagacattttttaaatcattaacttCATTAACAATATATCTTATTTTCAGccaactgttttttttgttgttatttacagaaataaattaCCAGAATATTCTGTCATGGTCATGTCTAATGTTCATACTGTATTTTATCAGATCAAAAATGCTCATTAGACAAATTGAATgtcattatgattattaattgACTGTACCACATAATCGAATGTGTTACAGTAGAAAGTGATAACGGATAAATATCTTTGTCGTGTATTACAGGTTGTGTccaaacaatatcaataattggTCCCGTGTTTGGGTACCTGCTGGGGTCGCTTTGTGCCAAGATCTACGTCGACATTGGTTATGTGGACATGGGTGAGTAACATTATATCATTAAtaaactgactgactgagctTGAACTTGGTATGGATTTATTGTGGATTATCATTTGTTCACAATAACAAACTACACCAACACTCCACTGTGGAGAGCAGGATTTGGTAAGTGGTTGTTGTACGTGACAGTTTTAAAGCTGTGTGAGACACAATGCTCGATTACGTTGTAACCTTGGTTCTCTGAGTGAAGAGACTATCTCTCCACTCCGTTACATATTCCATATGTATGGGGTAACTCTTTAGTGTGCATCCGACAAGCTGATATGTGACACTTTGCAACTTCCTGTGCCTGTTGCAATTACTTTACTGCTTCTGGGCCAAATATAGCTGTAGGCTCCACTGGCAATGTCAGTACACGGTCGTAATCCCTTTGCCTGGGACTGGGATTGCCACAGGTAGCATGTGCTACAGCCCTGCCCCGTCTGCAGCATCTGCTAGCTCCATAATAATGCAGGAGAGGCATGAGGGAGCCACCTGAAGTCTACCTTCCTGTTCCTGACCGGACAGGTTGCGAAGTTAGAGACACGTGATGGCCCCACTGTTAGCCAGATGGGTCTGTGTAGTCTCATTCATACAGTATAATCTGACTGGGAAGAAAACACTTTGAAGCTGTTGTAAACCTTTCTGTGGTCACCTCATGTTGCGTTTGAACATTTACCAAAGCCCAAAGGTTGACGTCTATGAAAAGCATTTTGAAAAGTGTTAATAAACTGTATTAGataaataaacttgccttgctTAACctattattacatatatttaaatatagttaAAAGAAATATGCATCTATGAagcaaatgaatgaaaattacTCATTGGTGATGACGTTCATATCACTTCTCTTCTCATGGCAGAGACTGTGACTATCACGCCCGCTGATGCCCGCTGGGTGGGGGCATGGTGGCTGGGCTACCTCATCACCGGCACCATCACTCTCATGTCCGCTGTTCCTTTCTGGTTCCTTGCCAAGTCGCTGCCAATCCCCATGGATAAACACGATACCAGCTGCACTCCAGAGCAAACCCGGTTCATCAAAGGTTCCCCGACCATGGAGCACAAGTTCAGACCCGAGGAGCCGGCTAATTTACATCAGATGGCCAAAGGTATAGAAAACAATGATTGCAGTGAATATCGAGTATTGGCATTGCGATGTGTTCAGTTGATTGAATCTGTGTGACCAATTTCTCAAGAGACATAAGAAGACGCCTGTGTTGatgttctgtaaacaaaaagacGTGATCTCCTTGGGAAATTTTAACGTTATGTCCCGCTTCATGTATTCTCTGCCCAGGCGCCAGCCCTCAATGTTCTGTAGATTTTGCTGTTGTCCTGAAAGCATCTGACATGGACAATATCCTGCTGAGTTTGTGTCTGATAAAAGCTCTATTTTCATATATCTATCTCTATAAGAACgggattttttaaaactttatttcctcttgtgatttaaaatgttgccTTCAAGTCTAAAAACAACTTCCTCTGCAGGTTTTACCATTATACACTTTGAACACATTTGTGGGTCTACCTTTGAATGCCACATGCTGGTGATTACAATCTATACATTTCGAGAACATGTATGTCTTAACCCCTAAACAACTGGTGCCCTGGTCGATCAGTGGTTAGGACGCCCATTGTGAACCACAAGGCTCCAGTTTGAGTCCGACTGGAGACATTTgttacatctctctctcttttcatagACTTTCTTCCAGCATTGAAGAGTCTCCTCGGAAATCCTGTGTACATCATCTACTTATGCGTGACCATCATTCAGTTCAACTCTCTCATCGGGATGGTCACCTACAAAACCAAGTACATTGAGCAACACTACGGCCAGTCAGCATCCAAAGCCAATTTCCTCATGGGTAAGCAGACTATTCTGATAATTCATAATGTTTCCCTTGTTTCATGATGTTCATATAttaattttttgttttagcagttaaaacaattcaaatcaggatttacacagaggggccattACATGTCTAACATCCAcgcacaattcctgattcagtaaccTCCGCATTTAAGttattccttgtttactgttagctctataactttgaatgtattttgaaaagtaTTCCTTGTTCTAGCAAATTGTTTActtaaaatttgtttttaaatattgacaaATTGTCAAATATATTGTTTGTCAGATTAAAGTGCATTTCAGGGGctaatcagatttcagctgacGCCAGTTCCCCCCTTGCCCAAAAAAGAATTTCATCTTCACACCATCATTTAGTTTTACATGAAACATGAACGAGactacattaaaatgaatgagcATTCCGACTTTGATCCTTTTTGGCTGGCGGCTCAATGTGAGAGAGGTCTTTCCTGACCCCTGAGTCCTTTTAAGAAAGCATTGTGTTCTGCCGTCTGGTTCAGGCATGATCAACATCCCGGCTGTGGCCCTCGGGATGTTCTCTGGAGGGGTCGTCATGAAGAAGTACAAGCTGGGTATCATGGGAGCAGCTAAATTTGCCTTCGGGACTTCACTGCTGGGCTACTTCCTGTCACTCTTTTTCTTCGCCATGGGCTGTGATAACTCTAAAGTGGCAGGGATCACTGTTTTATACACTGGGTATGTGATGTGATATATGACTGTCATTTCATATAGGCCTTTTATAAATCCTGAGTTAGCGATGCTGCTGCAGTTGCGCTTTGCTCTCActgaaggaggcggggtctaacggcccctgcctgctctgattggatcaatgggCCGATACTCCTCTCGTTATTGATTacttataaaaatataaaaaacaatgtgaacatgtaacacgATGCATTGTTAAAATGTAGTGGAGATTgaagaaagtacagatatttgctgatacaTGTAAAGGAGTAAAGATGCAAAGTACTTGAAAGTCAATTTAAAGATACATGATGTACTCAGgtacagtaatgaagtaaatgtactttattacaTCCTACCACTGCCTTTTGTATTGCGTTGTTGAGTCTCCGTTCTGTGTCTCATTTCCCATGAACAGTAAAGATGCCTTGGCCCTATTGGGCTTATGTGATGTATTTTTCATTAGTGCAGTCAATAATACATGTATTATCTTTTCACATCGCCACATGCAGGGTGGAAGGTTTGCCTCATCAGGAGCGCTCTCTCTTCTCCGACTGTAATTCGGATTGCTTGTGCTCCGGAAGGGAGTGGGACCCGGTGTGTGGAGAGAACGGGATGACCTACGTGTCCCCGTGCTTGGCTGGGTGCACATCGTCTTCTGGATCTGGGAGAAACAcggtcagacacacaacactgtCATCATTACTCATCTATTGCAACCTAcgccagggaggttatgttttcttccccgtccgtttgtttgtttgtttgtttgtttgtgtgtgtgtttgtttgtaagcaagattacacaacagcaactgaacagatttccacgtattggtcagggaagaaccctttaaatgttggtgccgatctggatcagggggtggatccatgATCACTTCCTTTAACACTGTAAGACAGGGCGTTTTTCAATGTTTCCATTATTCACCATTTTCCGAGGGAATAACTAatgaactgatttctatgagttcggggaatttggtgcagcttgattgaagtTGTTGGCCCCCAGCGGAGGTGTGTGCTTTACTGAGTGCTTGTAGCTTTGTTTCATtactggaaaacacacatatttagattgctgctgtttctgctgctgtttttgttgctACTCATGTctaaacagcagcacatttacGTAAAGTGTTTCCTGCTCATCTATCACTGatatcaaattatttttcttctctgttttaggTTTTTGACAATTGCAGGTGTGTGGCTGCGGCTAACACCCAGCCCGGAAATCTGACGGTCAGCCTGGGCCAGTGTCCGCGCGGGGACAGCTGTGAAAAGATCTTCCCATACTTCCTGGCTCTGTCCGTCCTCAGCTCGTTCATCATCTCTCTCGGGGGAACACCAGGCTATGTGCTGCTCATCAGGTCTCTCCACAACTCCTCTTACCTGCTAAAACGAATCGCTTCATTATCCTCACATGCAGTCTGTGTTTTGAACCAGTGCATCATCTTCTCATTCCTGGACAGATTTCACTCCCTGCTGTTATCAGGGAAATATGTTCACCTCTTTATGATACAGTGTCATTGATGGAGATACAGGGATGCTGTTAGAAAATCTATGTAATACTGTCATATTAAATACAGGACAAtgtttgtgatttctttttaatatatgGACATTTCATACCAGTCTTAGAATTTGTATGCTACGACAGACATTTAAGAAATTAGACATGTTTTTTGAGTCATATCAAATTCAGATGTTTAAGATTTAGGATTTTGTGTCTTAAAGCAAATTATCAATATAATGCTCACACATACTGTTTTAAGTCTTACAATAACAATTTTAACAATTGTCTGTTGTCAGGATGAAGAGTTAAGTCTTCCTTAACgcctctgttttgtttctgtagGTTCATTAAACCGGAGCTGAAATCACTTGCACTTGGGATCCACACACTGGCCACTCGCACACTCGGTGAGAACCTTTCTCTATTTTGTCGTGAGGAAGTATTACTGGATTTTTGTACCCTGTATTTGAAGTAACaagttattttaaattgtacaaCAGCTGGAATACCTGCCCCTATATACTTTGGAGCAGTAATCGACACAACATGCCTCAAATGGGGATACAAGctgtgtggaggaagaggagcatgTAGAATATATAACACTGCAGCTTACAGGTAAATAAAACTCACAGTAAAATATAACTGCACTGGCAGTACTGTGAGCtcattaacaaaataaaacatagagGAACGACTTTGCTCTTCTCAGATATTTATAAAAGATATAGAACAAAACATAAGTTCAGCACTAGAGTGGTGCCAGAGGGAAGGTCATGTGAGTTCGAGACTGGAGTTCatgttttttgaaaaatgataatttgtttaccttgtttttttccatataaaagttaagttaaattaGATTGAAGAGAAACACTGTTAAACCAGCTTGGATATAATTTCTCTCATTAAAACTAATTGCAAGTGATTCGTAACCACCCTAACAgtcattcatgtgttttggcAGGATAGTGTACCTGGGCCTGGTTCTGGGCTTGAGGACAGTCTCCTTCTTCTTTTGTATTTTCGGTTTTGCAGTCTTTAAAAGACATAttaagagggaggagaaaagcGCCCTGACCAATGGGAACGCAGAGATGGAGTCCCtgaggaaagaggagaacagCTCCACGCACTGTGAGCAATTTGTTGTGGCCTTGGACTGCAGTCCTGACAGAGAAACTCGCTTGTGAGCCTCAGCACAACCTGTTGGTCTTTTCTGAATCAGCTCCAGGGAGCAGCACCTCAGGTGTGCAGAGGAGCACACACTGCGGAAGCATTTCAGAGCACACGAAATAAAGTACAGAATGTATATGTACGGGATTTGTTGAAACATAAGATTACTGACAAAGAGCCACTTTATAAACATGCTGCTTCAGGaatgtgtacatttatgtttgtgttttttcatgaaTTGAAAACTTTTTTAGAAAAAACTATTGTAATTGTGCTTTATATaatatgtttgtctttgtttttatgataaAACTTGACATAATCATTTCTCAGATTCAACACATATTACGGTGCCTGAATTCAtggcttcactttcacttcAGCAGAGTTTCCTGCGTTAAACAGGCCTGCAGACAGTTTCTGTGGCACATCTGCTGGAATAACTGTGAGTGAGGCTGCACTGAGACAGAGTCGATGTTCGAACCTGCGAACGACTGAGGTCAGCAACCTgatcaaagcagcagaggaacagcTGCCCACTGAAAGATGATATGTTGAGGCCAAGCTATCAGTCCAGATGTGAAATAAATCATTCCTGCCGTAGAATCGCTGTTTCATTACAATTTGTGGCTTCGGCAGCCAAACTTGTCTCTATGAGAGGGAGAAGCCATGTCTGCTGGTGAGGACTGTGATAAACAGCTTcagaacacgtgtgtgtgtgtgtcgagccTTGGATTCGTTTTTGCAGCGTTGATTTACAAACCACATGTACTGTACCTGACTGCACATTGTATAATATATGTACAGTAGCCACCAGTGTGCCTCGTCATTATGGAGCTTcttgcattttgttttcaaaacgTAATCttatgttgtgtctgtgtggtatCAGCCGTGCGGAACACACAGTCaaggtttgttgtttgttttcaatgtacATAGTGTATACCAATGAAActaaaaattacaaaaaaaaagtcaaaatctgtttttcacattttactatATGTTCGAAGGAAGatagagatttaaaaacacCCCTCTGCAAAGGCCCATGAACAGTCTAcgaatgaaaccacatttaaattcattgcATCcagatttggatctgcactaacttgcacacactcgtaaacATCAGTTCCTGAAAcaatcttttttcatcaagatccatgaattattattatatctcactttgttaaagaaagtgaaaaaaaatcctggatctgccccctgatccagaa comes from the Hippoglossus hippoglossus isolate fHipHip1 chromosome 6, fHipHip1.pri, whole genome shotgun sequence genome and includes:
- the LOC117763556 gene encoding solute carrier organic anion transporter family member 1C1-like, producing MKKKDNSATGSWKLDNNQISSAVKNSCHPDLKMFLAALSFAYFAKALSGSYMKSTITQLERRFDISSYLIGIIDGSFEVGNLLVIAFVSYFGAKLHRPKIIAIGCILMSFGTFLIAMPHFIIGRYKIETSVRSSGNSTNSLSPCPVSSPESIRAGDRPSILPSKGCVRESSVSMWIYVFLGNVLRGIGETPVQPLGISYIDDYAQSENAALYIGCVQTISIIGPVFGYLLGSLCAKIYVDIGYVDMETVTITPADARWVGAWWLGYLITGTITLMSAVPFWFLAKSLPIPMDKHDTSCTPEQTRFIKGSPTMEHKFRPEEPANLHQMAKDFLPALKSLLGNPVYIIYLCVTIIQFNSLIGMVTYKTKYIEQHYGQSASKANFLMGMINIPAVALGMFSGGVVMKKYKLGIMGAAKFAFGTSLLGYFLSLFFFAMGCDNSKVAGITVLYTGVEGLPHQERSLFSDCNSDCLCSGREWDPVCGENGMTYVSPCLAGCTSSSGSGRNTVFDNCRCVAAANTQPGNLTVSLGQCPRGDSCEKIFPYFLALSVLSSFIISLGGTPGYVLLIRFIKPELKSLALGIHTLATRTLAGIPAPIYFGAVIDTTCLKWGYKLCGGRGACRIYNTAAYRIVYLGLVLGLRTVSFFFCIFGFAVFKRHIKREEKSALTNGNAEMESLRKEENSSTHCEQFVVALDCSPDRETRL